A DNA window from Myxococcales bacterium contains the following coding sequences:
- a CDS encoding Ig-like domain repeat protein produces MTPDRSPAPSTSRLARGALAFFALAAVTCSDDGGPPTAELGHVTGTVWLSEPVRGAQVAVLRWDAGQVGALVCETTTDDSGAFDCAVEKSFGDFLVRARGGQTRDAGVELTLDAGAELRAPALGFVPAEKRAVTISPASELITAVGLARLAATREPDLTAAVARAHALVTEHLEADPLTLVPAPLASATTLTEPVKLAVFLRGLASLTATVAAEQGLTAVALNTRALVDRLVDDASSAEATLDGVGRASGAMLELGPNCELPAGCTAQGGPGCLALCVVETDTLRARTGAAVLAWLRTPDGVTTGLDRADVLPWVTHLQQNQSELFGADLPEALDTAGPVVTWAAPAAGQVFTGGAVMLDVTATDALGVASLTVVANLSTPVQVVDTDPSPERFVGSFPITATTPEGDLTFTASARDTDDNPATADRQVVIDAVAAGTISGTAIKGRLHGATVSIYTFADGVRGALVGTGPTEIDGSFNSITVAEGTSGPLLIEVGGGGSYAEDSQPATVVSLDVTDRLRTVVPAFTDGGAVSGVVVTPATELAVSYLGWLVTNTQGGADLPARWTTAHQAIEAMLGIASITTVVPSEPAQVDTLTAADRYGLVLLGLSRTAWTASTAGGGDAGAFGPTINAQKVTNIWSRDLADGCLDGKAGATPLTYGGVAPLTDEALRLQLAQAIVAYLGDSARNVTAFSGPAEVLPLLDAIATGGGNAMPGSCVGAVSGHLFDDNGDTFDREPPVITLTSGLPATAPFVRGTLMLSWLATDNLLGGPPPSLVFTTGETDTDGDPMDADAHATVNTATIADGPHTISLRAVDRSGNPATRDDVLTIDNTAPVIAITGPATAGGFYRPPVTASWTLTELNLAAATATVDAAAIANGGAVTADGPHTLSITATDRAGAVTTATRSFTIDSVAPTITVTAPADGSFVRGPVTITFATTDANPGATATATLDGNPIASGAVVSTEGPHTLVVNATDAAGNTAATVTRSFTIDNTPPVLTVTAISGFVRGPVTLTFSATDNYPPTTVTATLDGTPFLSGNQVNTEGAHTLVVNAVDRAGNAAPTVTRTFTVDNTPPTITLTAPAQGSYVQGPVTITFAASDANPGATATATLDGNPIASGAVVATEGPHTLVVNATDAAGNAAATVTRTFTIDNTPPVLTVTAISGFVRGPVTLTFSATDNFPPATITATLDGDPFLSGNQVTTEVAHTLVVNAVDRAGNAAPTVTRTFTVDNTPPTITLTAPAQGSYVQGPVTITFAASDANPGATATATLNGNPITSPHTFSGDNAYALVVNATDAAGNMATAVTRLFTVDNTAPTITVTGVVDGGAYQAGVQAFYSGSDTNLLSTTASLDGVPGFNSGNSVFVPAGHTLLVTATDRAGNSTTASRRFLVDSTSPVLTVRSQTPGGAYVKTPFTIVVDGTDNLQVSGLTGLAGSLEAPAVINVSALSNGSPLAPGGTEGWNSGDGSRTRTATFATAADGPLVTTFSLTDRSGNARTLPSINVTVDNTAPTALVVASPGSFVVTNGTFWTTAALPTLTGTVTEANPGAIVTLLNGAAVVGSGTVTGSSWTATFTTAVPVSTGFDVTVRVTDAAGNVTQTATPQRVARDVTGPRITSVANDFINEANDTIAFVGPGNLAKHTHVGTPVSLGGNGSATPPATCPSISKYAYLTAMVPEAVDLTPNPLAFKWQVTDESAPGILGGAGTNVNFQWRVTHVPSGVATILYPFTGTHVIGDTYDATTDLRRDSTQPVPALGAVVDGVSQVREGRFDVELRAVDALGNSSVLYTCMNYQPIGVPVRPGMPVVASGTGVDALTGYQLTSNSAISQLLNGGHPGAGLMTVPVINPTGDPVVLTFAPSSSGRTYSESWSFLRAPSVAATSASINCGTTNTPSSTGVCSQQLTGSPATPTEVHAGAPMTYTPQLAVRVWGPSGLLPAVESVAPGCDPAMGGECTRFRVELPGNAANTTYNVVVGIRELRDARYASTTSGYAEATTSYWFNGAGPIAPVMRSISYTGLPTLVPFTATGDGIDRTCMTFSYTPIAGDPGNETITCTQTRRFQAVRYLASAGCDLTSCP; encoded by the coding sequence ATGACCCCTGACCGCTCGCCTGCGCCTTCTACCTCTCGCCTCGCCCGCGGCGCGCTCGCGTTCTTCGCGCTCGCCGCTGTGACCTGCTCCGACGACGGCGGGCCGCCGACCGCGGAGCTCGGGCACGTCACCGGCACGGTCTGGCTGTCCGAGCCGGTTCGCGGCGCCCAGGTCGCGGTGCTGCGCTGGGACGCGGGCCAGGTCGGCGCGCTGGTCTGCGAGACCACCACCGACGACAGCGGCGCGTTCGACTGCGCGGTCGAGAAGTCGTTCGGCGACTTCCTGGTGCGCGCCCGCGGCGGCCAGACCCGCGACGCCGGCGTCGAGCTGACCCTCGACGCGGGCGCCGAGCTGCGCGCGCCGGCGCTTGGCTTCGTCCCGGCCGAGAAGCGCGCGGTCACGATCAGCCCGGCGTCCGAGCTGATCACCGCCGTCGGCCTGGCGCGCCTGGCCGCGACGCGTGAGCCCGACCTCACCGCCGCGGTGGCGCGCGCCCACGCCCTGGTCACCGAGCACCTCGAGGCCGATCCGCTGACGCTCGTGCCGGCGCCGCTGGCCTCGGCGACCACGCTGACCGAGCCGGTCAAGCTCGCGGTGTTCCTGCGCGGCCTCGCCAGCCTGACGGCGACCGTCGCCGCCGAGCAGGGCCTGACCGCGGTCGCGCTCAACACCCGCGCGCTGGTCGATCGGCTCGTCGACGACGCCAGCTCGGCCGAGGCCACGCTCGACGGCGTCGGTCGCGCCAGCGGCGCGATGCTCGAGCTCGGCCCGAACTGCGAGCTGCCCGCTGGCTGCACGGCGCAGGGCGGGCCCGGCTGCCTCGCCTTGTGCGTGGTCGAGACCGACACCCTGCGCGCGCGCACCGGCGCCGCGGTGCTGGCGTGGCTGCGTACCCCCGACGGTGTGACGACCGGGCTCGATCGCGCCGACGTCCTGCCCTGGGTCACGCACCTGCAGCAGAACCAGAGCGAGCTGTTCGGCGCCGATCTGCCCGAGGCCCTCGACACCGCCGGCCCGGTCGTCACCTGGGCCGCGCCCGCCGCCGGCCAGGTCTTCACCGGCGGCGCGGTCATGCTCGACGTCACCGCCACCGACGCCCTCGGCGTCGCGTCGCTCACCGTCGTCGCCAACCTCTCGACCCCGGTGCAGGTCGTCGACACCGATCCCAGCCCCGAGCGCTTCGTCGGCAGCTTCCCGATCACCGCGACCACGCCCGAGGGCGATCTGACCTTCACCGCCAGCGCGCGCGACACCGACGACAACCCGGCCACCGCCGATCGCCAGGTCGTGATCGACGCGGTCGCCGCCGGCACGATCTCGGGCACCGCGATCAAGGGCCGTCTGCACGGGGCGACCGTCTCCATCTACACGTTCGCCGACGGGGTCCGTGGCGCGCTGGTCGGTACCGGCCCGACAGAGATCGACGGCAGCTTCAACAGCATCACGGTCGCCGAGGGCACCAGCGGCCCGCTGCTGATCGAGGTCGGCGGCGGCGGCAGCTACGCCGAGGACAGCCAGCCGGCCACGGTCGTCAGCCTCGACGTCACCGACCGCCTGCGCACCGTCGTCCCGGCCTTCACCGACGGCGGCGCGGTCAGCGGCGTCGTGGTCACGCCCGCCACCGAGCTGGCGGTGTCGTACCTCGGCTGGCTGGTCACCAACACGCAGGGCGGCGCCGATCTGCCCGCGCGCTGGACCACCGCCCACCAGGCGATCGAGGCGATGCTCGGCATCGCCAGCATCACCACCGTCGTGCCGTCCGAGCCCGCGCAGGTCGACACGCTCACCGCCGCCGACCGCTACGGCCTGGTGCTGCTCGGCCTGTCGCGCACCGCGTGGACCGCGTCGACCGCCGGCGGCGGCGACGCCGGCGCCTTCGGCCCGACGATCAACGCCCAGAAGGTCACCAACATCTGGAGCCGCGACCTCGCCGACGGCTGCCTCGACGGCAAGGCCGGCGCCACGCCGCTCACCTACGGCGGCGTCGCGCCGCTCACCGACGAGGCGCTGCGCCTGCAGCTCGCCCAGGCCATCGTCGCCTACCTCGGCGACAGCGCCCGCAACGTCACCGCCTTCAGCGGCCCCGCCGAGGTCCTGCCGCTGCTCGACGCGATCGCCACCGGCGGCGGCAACGCCATGCCCGGCTCGTGCGTCGGCGCCGTCAGCGGGCACCTGTTCGATGACAACGGCGACACGTTCGATCGTGAGCCGCCGGTCATCACGCTGACCAGCGGTCTGCCGGCGACCGCGCCGTTCGTGCGTGGCACGCTGATGCTCAGCTGGCTCGCGACCGACAACCTCCTCGGCGGTCCGCCGCCCAGCCTGGTGTTCACCACCGGCGAGACCGACACCGACGGCGACCCGATGGACGCCGACGCCCACGCCACCGTCAACACCGCGACGATCGCCGACGGCCCGCACACGATCTCGCTGCGCGCGGTCGATCGCTCCGGCAACCCAGCCACCCGCGACGACGTGCTCACGATCGACAACACCGCGCCGGTGATCGCGATCACCGGGCCCGCGACCGCCGGCGGCTTCTACCGCCCGCCGGTGACCGCGTCCTGGACCCTCACCGAGCTCAACCTCGCCGCGGCCACCGCCACCGTCGACGCGGCGGCCATCGCCAACGGCGGCGCGGTCACCGCCGACGGGCCCCACACGCTGTCGATCACCGCGACCGACCGCGCCGGCGCGGTCACGACCGCGACGCGCTCGTTCACGATCGACAGCGTCGCGCCGACGATCACGGTCACCGCCCCCGCCGACGGCAGCTTCGTCCGCGGCCCGGTCACGATCACCTTCGCCACGACCGACGCCAACCCCGGCGCCACCGCGACCGCGACCCTCGACGGCAACCCGATCGCCAGCGGCGCGGTCGTGTCCACCGAGGGCCCGCACACGCTCGTCGTCAACGCCACCGACGCCGCCGGCAACACCGCCGCCACGGTCACCCGCAGCTTCACGATCGACAACACGCCGCCGGTCCTCACCGTCACCGCCATCAGCGGCTTCGTGCGCGGCCCCGTCACGCTCACGTTCTCCGCGACCGACAACTACCCGCCCACGACCGTCACCGCCACGCTCGACGGCACCCCGTTCCTCAGCGGCAACCAGGTCAACACCGAGGGCGCGCACACGCTGGTCGTCAACGCCGTCGACCGCGCCGGCAACGCCGCCCCGACCGTGACGCGGACCTTTACCGTCGACAACACCCCGCCGACCATCACCCTGACCGCGCCGGCCCAGGGCAGCTACGTCCAGGGCCCGGTCACGATCACCTTCGCGGCCAGCGACGCCAACCCCGGCGCGACCGCGACCGCGACCCTCGACGGCAACCCGATCGCCAGCGGCGCGGTCGTCGCGACCGAGGGCCCGCACACCCTCGTCGTCAACGCCACCGACGCCGCCGGCAACGCCGCCGCCACGGTCACCCGCACCTTCACGATCGACAACACGCCGCCGGTCCTCACCGTCACCGCCATCAGCGGCTTCGTACGCGGCCCGGTCACGCTCACGTTCTCCGCGACCGACAACTTCCCGCCCGCGACCATCACGGCCACGCTCGACGGCGACCCGTTCCTCAGCGGCAACCAGGTCACCACCGAGGTCGCGCACACGCTGGTCGTCAATGCCGTCGACCGCGCCGGCAACGCCGCCCCGACCGTGACGCGGACCTTTACCGTCGACAACACCCCGCCGACCATCACTCTGACCGCGCCGGCCCAGGGCAGCTACGTCCAGGGCCCGGTCACGATCACCTTCGCGGCCAGCGACGCCAACCCCGGCGCGACCGCGACCGCGACCCTCAACGGCAACCCGATCACCTCCCCGCACACGTTCAGCGGCGACAACGCCTACGCGCTGGTCGTCAACGCGACCGACGCCGCCGGCAACATGGCGACCGCGGTCACGCGGCTGTTCACGGTCGACAACACGGCGCCGACGATCACGGTGACCGGCGTCGTCGATGGCGGCGCCTACCAGGCCGGGGTGCAAGCCTTCTACAGCGGCAGCGACACCAACCTGCTGTCGACCACGGCCTCGCTCGATGGCGTGCCTGGGTTCAACTCCGGCAACAGCGTCTTCGTCCCGGCCGGCCACACCCTGCTGGTGACCGCGACCGACCGCGCCGGCAACAGCACCACCGCCAGCCGCCGGTTCCTGGTCGACTCGACCAGCCCGGTGCTGACCGTCCGGAGCCAGACCCCGGGCGGCGCCTACGTCAAGACGCCGTTCACGATCGTCGTCGACGGCACCGACAACCTCCAGGTGTCCGGCCTCACCGGCCTCGCCGGTTCGCTCGAGGCCCCGGCCGTGATCAATGTCTCGGCGCTGAGCAACGGCAGCCCGCTGGCGCCCGGCGGCACCGAGGGCTGGAACTCGGGCGACGGCAGCCGCACCCGCACCGCGACGTTCGCGACCGCCGCCGACGGCCCGCTCGTCACGACGTTCAGCCTCACCGACCGCTCGGGGAACGCGCGGACGCTGCCGAGCATCAACGTGACCGTCGACAACACGGCGCCGACCGCGCTGGTGGTAGCGTCGCCGGGGAGCTTCGTGGTGACCAACGGCACCTTCTGGACCACCGCCGCGCTCCCGACGCTCACCGGAACGGTGACCGAGGCCAACCCCGGCGCGATCGTGACGTTGCTCAACGGCGCGGCCGTCGTCGGCAGCGGCACCGTCACCGGCTCGTCCTGGACCGCCACGTTCACGACCGCCGTTCCGGTCTCGACCGGCTTCGACGTCACCGTGCGGGTCACCGACGCCGCCGGCAACGTCACGCAGACCGCGACCCCGCAGCGGGTCGCGCGGGACGTCACGGGGCCGCGCATCACGTCGGTGGCCAACGATTTCATCAACGAGGCCAACGACACGATCGCGTTCGTGGGCCCGGGCAACCTGGCGAAGCACACCCACGTCGGGACGCCGGTGTCGCTCGGTGGCAACGGCAGCGCCACGCCGCCGGCGACCTGCCCGAGCATCTCCAAGTACGCCTACCTCACCGCGATGGTGCCCGAGGCCGTCGACCTCACGCCCAACCCCCTGGCGTTCAAGTGGCAAGTCACGGACGAGAGCGCCCCTGGGATCCTGGGCGGCGCGGGCACCAACGTGAACTTCCAGTGGCGGGTCACGCACGTGCCGTCGGGAGTCGCGACGATCCTGTATCCGTTCACCGGCACGCACGTCATCGGCGACACCTACGACGCGACCACCGACCTCCGCCGCGACAGCACGCAGCCGGTCCCGGCGCTCGGCGCGGTCGTCGACGGCGTCAGCCAGGTCCGCGAGGGCCGCTTCGACGTCGAGCTCCGAGCCGTCGACGCCCTCGGCAACTCCTCGGTCCTCTACACGTGCATGAACTACCAGCCGATCGGCGTGCCCGTGAGGCCCGGCATGCCCGTGGTCGCCAGCGGCACCGGCGTCGACGCGCTGACGGGCTATCAGCTCACCAGCAACAGCGCGATCTCGCAGCTCCTGAACGGCGGCCACCCCGGCGCGGGGCTGATGACCGTGCCGGTCATCAACCCCACCGGCGATCCGGTCGTCCTGACGTTCGCACCGTCCAGCAGCGGCCGGACGTACTCGGAGAGCTGGTCGTTCCTGCGCGCGCCGAGCGTCGCGGCGACCTCGGCCAGCATCAACTGCGGGACCACCAACACGCCATCCAGCACCGGCGTGTGCTCGCAGCAGCTCACCGGCAGCCCCGCGACCCCGACCGAGGTCCACGCCGGCGCGCCCATGACCTACACGCCTCAGCTCGCGGTCCGGGTCTGGGGCCCCTCGGGGCTGCTCCCGGCGGTCGAGTCGGTCGCGCCTGGCTGTGACCCGGCGATGGGCGGTGAGTGCACGCGCTTCCGGGTCGAGCTGCCTGGCAACGCCGCCAACACAACCTACAACGTCGTCGTCGGAATCCGTGAGCTGCGCGACGCCCGGTACGCGTCGACGACGTCGGGCTACGCCGAGGCCACGACCAGCTACTGGTTCAATGGCGCGGGTCCGATCGCGCCGGTGATGCGCTCGATATCGTATACGGGCCTGCCGACCCTGGTCCCGTTCACCGCGACCGGCGACGGCATCGACCGGACCTGCATGACCTTCTCGTACACGCCCATCGCCGGCGACCCCGGGAATGAAACCATCACCTGCACCCAGACGCGCCGGTTCCAGGCGGTCAGGTATCTGGCGAGCGCGGGGTGCGACTTGACTTCGTGTCCTTGA
- a CDS encoding ATP-binding cassette domain-containing protein, which yields MTAPASARLEVRGLRVELPDGRVLIDDLTLSLAPGEVAVLLGGSGAGKSTFARVLFERAELDAAGFHVEAQAVELDRSQLGLVPQRGALFDHLDVAGNVALALRYAEVPEGDPATWLARVGLGPEVAEPGVTVGSLSGGQAQRVAVARVLASGRRLLFLDEPSVGLDPHRVRQLARLIRQQVEALGAAAIVVTHDVALAAGVADALYMLSLEDRTLTRMFPDTWPGPVERDGVDDATRGRWLLALEDALVDHLETHGDRPPPRREARGRALAHRLAELTAPVTRPFAVAAWALRHLPRQLVGRPRDAATVAGRVGAQALVRPLIFYAIVSTLIGYTVLYVISRIGGAGVRPDALIRQIGGSYVIALAPALSAILFVAASGSATNAWLGSMALGRQTLALEALGIDQKAYLWAPAWLALGLAYLVIAAVFALGMIVGGYLVCRGLGMTDAWALLTADLIDPRPERAAYAARAGFLVWMYGWGIASDVVAKGTASKPDADAVTRGMTASVVACTLWVVALELATVVWVLAR from the coding sequence GTGACCGCCCCCGCCTCTGCGCGCCTCGAGGTCCGCGGCCTGCGCGTCGAGCTGCCCGACGGCCGCGTGCTGATCGACGACCTGACGCTGTCGCTCGCCCCCGGCGAGGTCGCGGTGCTGCTGGGCGGATCGGGCGCCGGCAAGTCCACGTTCGCGCGGGTGCTGTTCGAGCGGGCCGAGCTCGACGCCGCCGGCTTCCACGTCGAGGCCCAGGCGGTCGAGCTCGATCGCAGCCAGCTCGGCCTGGTGCCGCAGCGCGGCGCGCTGTTCGATCACCTCGACGTCGCCGGGAACGTCGCGCTGGCGCTGCGCTACGCCGAGGTGCCCGAGGGCGACCCGGCGACCTGGCTGGCGCGGGTCGGGCTCGGACCCGAGGTCGCCGAGCCCGGCGTCACGGTCGGCTCGCTGTCGGGCGGGCAGGCCCAGCGGGTCGCGGTCGCCCGGGTCCTGGCGTCGGGCCGGCGGCTGCTCTTCCTCGACGAGCCGTCGGTCGGCCTCGACCCGCACCGCGTGCGCCAGCTCGCGCGCCTGATCCGCCAGCAGGTCGAGGCCCTGGGCGCGGCGGCGATCGTCGTGACGCACGACGTCGCGCTGGCCGCCGGGGTCGCTGACGCGCTGTACATGCTGTCGCTCGAGGACCGCACGCTGACCCGGATGTTCCCCGACACCTGGCCGGGGCCGGTGGAGCGCGACGGCGTCGACGACGCCACCCGCGGCCGCTGGCTGCTGGCGCTCGAGGACGCGCTGGTCGATCACCTCGAGACCCACGGCGATCGACCGCCGCCCCGGCGCGAGGCCCGCGGCCGAGCCCTCGCCCACCGGCTGGCCGAGCTGACCGCGCCGGTGACCCGGCCGTTCGCGGTGGCGGCCTGGGCGCTGCGCCACCTGCCGCGCCAGCTGGTCGGCCGACCGCGCGACGCCGCGACCGTGGCCGGGCGGGTCGGCGCCCAGGCGCTCGTGCGCCCGCTGATCTTCTACGCGATCGTCTCGACGCTGATCGGCTACACGGTGCTGTACGTGATCAGCCGCATCGGCGGCGCCGGGGTGCGCCCGGACGCGCTGATCCGTCAGATCGGCGGCAGCTACGTGATCGCGCTGGCGCCGGCGCTGTCGGCGATCCTGTTCGTCGCGGCCTCGGGCAGCGCCACCAACGCGTGGCTGGGCTCGATGGCGCTGGGCCGCCAGACCCTCGCGCTCGAGGCGCTCGGCATCGATCAGAAGGCGTACCTGTGGGCGCCGGCGTGGCTGGCGCTGGGGCTGGCGTACCTGGTCATCGCGGCGGTGTTCGCGCTGGGCATGATCGTCGGCGGCTACCTGGTGTGCCGCGGCCTGGGCATGACCGACGCGTGGGCCCTGCTCACCGCCGATCTGATCGATCCGCGGCCCGAGCGCGCGGCCTACGCGGCCCGGGCCGGGTTCCTGGTGTGGATGTACGGCTGGGGCATCGCGTCGGACGTCGTCGCCAAGGGCACCGCGAGCAAGCCCGACGCCGACGCGGTCACGCGCGGCATGACCGCGAGCGTGGTCGCGTGCACGCTGTGGGTGGTCGCGCTCGAGCTGGCGACCGTGGTCTGGGTGCTGGCGCGATGA
- a CDS encoding trypsin-like serine protease, with protein sequence MRRSWPLLGVLVALGCDGPALGERAPAIVGGVTTAGDPAVVGVVIGGEVGCSGVVIDPRVVITAAHCAVLRPSAIVIGTARGAGGEIAVATALAHPDFGYAGLVNDLGLLILADDAPPPLVPRAGEPPPIGAIVRLVGFGATSVTDLGGIKHEGLAQVTAVSADELSLAPDPASACHGDSGGAVLADLGGGEALVGVISSGDAGCVTGQVTRIDVHRALIDAVIVRAHRAGALGAACWSSAGCALGACAAFAGKGHGVCAPTCAEGCPDGWRCVDSGLGAGRCQPPGPVPGTTGAVCADDLDCVERECLRADGDDLRCWPTCVGTGGTCTNSGGACVATDRVDVEACVPEADGGCATGGGGDLGAALALLGLARRRARPRA encoded by the coding sequence GTGCGCCGGTCGTGGCCACTGCTGGGCGTGCTGGTCGCGCTGGGGTGTGACGGCCCCGCGCTCGGTGAGCGCGCGCCCGCGATCGTCGGCGGCGTGACCACCGCTGGCGATCCGGCGGTGGTCGGCGTGGTGATCGGCGGCGAGGTGGGGTGCAGCGGCGTCGTGATCGATCCGCGCGTCGTGATCACCGCGGCCCACTGCGCGGTGCTGCGGCCGTCGGCGATCGTGATCGGGACCGCGCGTGGCGCCGGGGGTGAGATCGCGGTGGCCACGGCGCTGGCGCATCCCGATTTCGGCTACGCCGGGCTGGTCAACGATCTGGGGCTGCTGATCCTGGCCGACGACGCACCGCCGCCGCTGGTGCCGCGCGCTGGCGAGCCACCGCCGATCGGCGCGATCGTCCGCCTGGTCGGGTTTGGCGCCACGTCGGTCACCGATCTCGGCGGCATCAAGCACGAGGGCCTGGCGCAGGTCACGGCCGTCAGCGCCGACGAGTTGAGCCTCGCGCCCGATCCGGCCTCGGCCTGCCACGGCGACTCCGGCGGCGCGGTCCTGGCGGACCTCGGTGGCGGCGAGGCCCTGGTCGGCGTGATCTCGAGCGGCGACGCCGGGTGCGTCACTGGCCAGGTCACGCGCATCGACGTGCACCGCGCCCTGATCGACGCCGTGATCGTTCGGGCCCACCGCGCGGGTGCGCTGGGCGCGGCGTGCTGGTCGAGCGCGGGTTGCGCCCTCGGGGCGTGCGCGGCGTTCGCCGGCAAGGGCCACGGCGTGTGCGCGCCGACGTGCGCGGAGGGGTGCCCCGACGGCTGGCGCTGCGTCGACAGCGGTCTCGGCGCCGGCCGGTGTCAACCGCCGGGCCCGGTGCCGGGCACGACCGGCGCCGTGTGCGCCGACGATCTCGACTGCGTCGAGCGCGAGTGCCTGCGCGCGGACGGCGACGACCTGCGGTGCTGGCCGACCTGCGTCGGGACCGGCGGCACGTGCACCAACAGCGGCGGCGCCTGCGTCGCGACCGATCGCGTCGACGTCGAGGCGTGCGTGCCGGAAGCCGACGGCGGCTGCGCGACCGGCGGCGGCGGCGACCTCGGCGCGGCGCTCGCGCTGCTCGGGTTGGCGCGGCGGCGGGCCCGGCCGCGCGCCTGA
- a CDS encoding exonuclease SbcCD subunit D C-terminal domain-containing protein yields MRLLHTSDWHLGHALHDLPRDREHAAFLAWLLDTIEAEQIDAVLLSGDVFDAGNPSAPALAAWYGFLAEAHRRRPHLTVVAIAGNHDSPARLTAPAALLAGVRARVIGAVPRTADGAVVTAPLVVALPDATGAVGAIVAAVPYLRPGDLAAGDGDRGDAVRAVFAEVLAAARAQRQPGQALVAMGHLHLAGGQASDSERRIVIGGAEVIGGAAFADDVAYVALGHLHRAQRVGAEHVRYAGSPIPLAMGEADYHHQVVVVELAGGELSGIRTIRVPRTVELVRVPRRGAAALPEVLAQLAKLPAYDPDGDPDLRPYLEVRVRLDAPAPRLRLELEAAVRERHPRLVKITVEAGGDRRALAEAGATEVLAQLDPREVLTRLWRREHGGDVPAPIAAAFEVLQREISEAPS; encoded by the coding sequence ATGCGGCTCCTCCACACGTCCGACTGGCACCTCGGCCACGCGCTGCACGACCTGCCGCGTGACCGGGAGCACGCGGCGTTCCTGGCGTGGCTGCTCGACACGATCGAGGCCGAGCAGATCGACGCGGTGTTGCTCAGCGGCGACGTGTTCGACGCGGGCAACCCGTCGGCCCCAGCGCTGGCGGCCTGGTACGGGTTCCTGGCCGAGGCCCACCGGCGGCGGCCGCACCTGACGGTGGTGGCGATCGCCGGTAACCACGACTCGCCGGCGCGGCTGACGGCGCCGGCGGCGCTCCTGGCCGGCGTGCGGGCGCGGGTGATCGGCGCGGTGCCGCGCACCGCCGACGGCGCGGTCGTGACCGCCCCGCTGGTGGTCGCGCTGCCCGACGCCACCGGCGCCGTGGGCGCGATCGTGGCGGCGGTGCCGTACCTGCGGCCGGGGGATCTCGCGGCCGGCGACGGCGATCGCGGCGACGCGGTGCGCGCGGTGTTCGCCGAGGTGCTGGCGGCGGCCCGGGCCCAGCGCCAGCCCGGTCAGGCGCTCGTGGCGATGGGGCACCTGCACCTGGCCGGCGGTCAGGCGTCCGACTCCGAGCGCCGCATCGTCATCGGCGGCGCCGAGGTCATCGGCGGCGCCGCGTTCGCCGACGACGTGGCCTACGTCGCGCTCGGCCACCTGCACCGCGCGCAGCGGGTGGGCGCCGAGCACGTCCGCTACGCCGGGTCGCCGATCCCGCTGGCGATGGGCGAGGCCGACTACCACCACCAGGTGGTCGTGGTCGAGCTGGCCGGCGGCGAGCTGTCCGGAATTCGGACGATTCGCGTGCCGCGCACCGTCGAGCTGGTGCGCGTGCCCCGGCGCGGCGCGGCGGCGCTGCCCGAGGTGCTGGCGCAGCTGGCGAAGCTCCCGGCCTACGATCCCGATGGCGATCCCGACCTGCGCCCGTACCTCGAGGTGCGGGTGCGCCTCGACGCGCCGGCGCCGCGGCTGCGGCTCGAGCTCGAGGCCGCGGTGCGCGAGCGCCACCCGCGCCTGGTCAAGATCACCGTCGAGGCCGGCGGCGACCGCCGGGCCCTGGCCGAGGCCGGGGCGACCGAGGTGCTGGCGCAGCTCGATCCGCGCGAGGTGTTGACCCGGCTGTGGCGACGCGAGCACGGCGGCGACGTGCCGGCGCCGATCGCGGCCGCGTTCGAGGTCCTGCAGCGCGAGATCAGCGAGGCGCCGTCGTGA